A single window of uncultured Tolumonas sp. DNA harbors:
- the dksA gene encoding RNA polymerase-binding protein DksA: MSAEDTKKSLGPLAVAGVTPYQQAAGEEYMNDQQKEHFRKILEAWKTQLREEVDRTVDHMKDEAANFPDPVDRAAQEEEFALELRARDRERKLIKKIEKTLKKLEEDDFGYCESCGIEIGIRRLEARPTAELCVDCKTLAEIKEKQQVG, encoded by the coding sequence ATGTCAGCAGAAGATACCAAAAAATCTCTGGGACCGCTGGCCGTCGCGGGTGTTACCCCTTATCAGCAAGCCGCTGGTGAGGAGTACATGAATGACCAGCAAAAAGAACACTTCCGGAAAATTTTGGAAGCCTGGAAAACCCAGCTGCGCGAAGAAGTTGACCGTACCGTTGATCATATGAAAGATGAAGCGGCCAATTTCCCCGATCCAGTTGACCGTGCAGCACAGGAAGAAGAATTTGCTCTGGAATTACGTGCGCGTGATCGTGAGCGTAAACTGATCAAGAAAATCGAAAAGACCCTGAAAAAACTGGAAGAAGATGACTTCGGTTATTGCGAATCTTGTGGGATCGAAATCGGTATTCGCCGCCTTGAAGCACGTCCAACCGCAGAATTGTGCGTTGACTGCAAAACGCTGGCTGAGATCAAAGAAAAGCAGCAGGTAGGCTAA
- the gluQRS gene encoding tRNA glutamyl-Q(34) synthetase GluQRS, with amino-acid sequence MTYIGRFAPSPSGPLHFGSLIAAVGSYLRARAQQGRWLVRIEDIDPPREQPGAATQILHTLEHFGLHWDGEVIYQSQRNERYQAVLDELYQQGKTYHCHCTRAQIQAAGGFYPGTCRDKQYPALNAAVRLRVDAPCFSFQDQLLGLIEVEPRLASEDFILRRRDGLFAYNLAVVIDDADCGVTEVVRGADLLEPTVRQITLYQQLGWSVPNWLHLPLALQQNGLKLSKQNHAPAIDELPVVKTLCQALLFLGQTLPDDITDMTAESLLHWAVEHWQLSSIPTIASVSDV; translated from the coding sequence ATGACTTATATCGGACGTTTCGCGCCCTCGCCTTCCGGCCCATTGCATTTTGGCTCGTTAATCGCAGCTGTCGGCAGTTATCTGCGCGCGCGCGCGCAGCAGGGACGCTGGCTGGTAAGAATCGAAGATATCGACCCACCACGTGAACAGCCTGGTGCGGCGACTCAAATTTTACATACGCTGGAACACTTTGGCCTGCATTGGGATGGCGAAGTCATTTATCAAAGCCAGCGCAACGAACGTTACCAAGCCGTGCTGGATGAGCTATATCAGCAAGGTAAAACCTACCACTGCCATTGTACCCGTGCACAAATTCAGGCTGCTGGCGGTTTCTACCCTGGCACTTGTCGCGATAAACAATATCCAGCATTAAATGCTGCCGTGCGGCTACGCGTGGATGCGCCTTGTTTCTCTTTCCAGGATCAGTTGTTGGGTTTAATTGAGGTTGAGCCTCGCTTGGCCAGTGAAGATTTTATCTTAAGACGCCGTGATGGCTTGTTTGCCTACAATCTGGCTGTGGTGATTGATGATGCCGATTGTGGTGTCACTGAAGTCGTGCGAGGTGCTGATCTGCTCGAGCCTACGGTGCGCCAAATAACGCTTTATCAGCAGTTAGGCTGGTCAGTGCCTAACTGGTTACATCTGCCGCTGGCGCTACAACAAAACGGGCTGAAACTGTCAAAGCAAAATCACGCCCCGGCTATTGATGAGTTGCCGGTAGTGAAAACCTTATGTCAGGCATTACTGTTTTTGGGGCAAACGCTGCCAGATGATATTACAGATATGACTGCGGAAAGTTTGTTGCATTGGGCAGTTGAACACTGGCAGTTGTCATCTATTCCAACAATTGCCAGTGTTTCCGACGTTTAA